TTGTTCATACTGATATTGGTTGTAAGGTGTTTAAAcggatatttaaaaaaaagattaagatTCTGAAAGTCTAGCGTTTTACAATACCAATTAGCTCTGCATACAGTAATTGTCATCTAAATGAATTTTAGAGGTCTAAATTTgctctatattttaaaatccgCTTATTTATGGGGAAGCAATATCatgttcattattttcaaaaagacgTCGATTAACACatctttttaactttgaaaattaacaaCGGTTACCATTTCGaatcaaagtacatgtattgataAAATTACGAAATTGAATGACAAAAGCTATCTCTGGAGAtatgaaagaaatatattttcgaAATATTGTCTcggatatcatttttttttcgaaaaaacgcTCCGAGTGTCCAAGTTTCATAATATAATATCAAGGTTTGGCTAactaattgatattttgaataattgttggttgtttaacgtccagtggcaaatgatTGATATGCAATAACATTTAACCCTAAAGTTAATCTTATTGTTTCCTTTTATCAGTAAGATACgacaaaatacagaaaaaaacatcttcttattttgctgtgtatatttttgtctttttttgtcatAAGACAGCTTCTGTCAATTGTTAAAGCTGTTTTGAAAAGTATTACTACAGGACCGTGTCGGTATTAAATTGAactcacaggcacttgtctcagaaaaaaatttcctatataccttattataacacaaggtacttaacttgcaTTATAGAAAAATGTTGGGTGGTGACGAAGTTCCGTTATATGCCGCTTTATAGGCTGTTAATCCCACTAAAGCTTGTTTaatcgtaaatctaaattgattcaTCTTTACAATGGTGTATACCATGCCTACATTTATTGTCGGAATCATCCGTAGCAATCCTACCAAAGTATGTCAATCGTTATGATTTTGCAAACCGCTGAAGAATTGGCAATAAACGCGTCATGCTCcttgttataataaggtatataggatttttttttctgagacaagtgccagTGATTGAACTAGCAACTAAAATTCGAACTTGGCGTGTAGAGCTATAAAGCCTATCACGAGACAATCTAATTGTGCATGGTATACGTCAATAAGacacaatatttttgtttaaatagacATGTGTCTATACCATTTTTCAAGCGCTGGATAAGAAAGTTTTTATagctaaaattgagaatagaaaaaAGGATTGTACCAAAGGGACACGGTCCAACCAAAGAGATGAAAACGACCCAAAgacaccaatgggtcttcaaccattttttttaattggaaaatTACCGGAAAATGACAcccccccctccaaaaaaaagtctcaaacatccaaacaaattaacagaaaaaaacacctAAGACAACCACTGACCAGATTATGACTTGGGAATAAGCATTTGCACATAATACTTACAGGCAAATCATAAAgctttacatatacatttttcgTTTATCCAGACTTTTGCTTTAATATTAACAGCCGTAAATTCCGGGGTAAATTCTGTTGGCCTTGGAAGAAATCGTGATGCTTTCTTTTAAAGACAAAgcttcaattttcaaatatcacCTGAATAAGATGTGTAAATGTggttaaaattagaaaaaaagggtTTGTCTTACAAGAAAATATCTTTATGAATTAGTAAACCATTGTTTATTCCTAATTATGAAATGACAGGACACCGCAAAGCCGCGGTTTTTTATCTTGAGTAGTTGGTGTAAAATAGAGAGAAAATGTGACAGTCCCAGTCGAAATTCGTGGAACAACTTCATTGTGTacatgttcaaaatttttgtgGCTAAAATATCGCTTGTAATTTctttaacaaaatgtgtaccGGAAATAGTGAAAACCAGAACAGAGtagtaaacaaacaaactttTGACAACTACAGTGACCTTTTAGTTGAATGACATATAGCGAACGTCATAAGAACACAAGCAAATATCACCTTGTAGCTTACATAAAAGTATAATTAATGGATAGAATaacattcatattttaattcattctttaCTGCGTAATTTTCCCATGTAGATGTCATTTATCATGTCAGATGGAGtggaataaaaattaaataactaaTTTTCATATAAGAGAATAGAATGGAAGGAATTCAAAGTATTATCTTGGTGTCTTTATTTTTGCTTCTAAATGTGATAACGGTAAATTGTCGTTTGAATACAACGGATCCTTGCAACCCAGTTTTATTTTCGTAAGTACTTATAAATTAACCTGTTTCTGTCAAGTCACGGTGGCACAGAGATGTAACTATACTATATTTTCTCTGagacatatacatatatgctatatgataatataaaaaaagaagatgtggtatgattgccaatgagacaactatccacaaaagaccaaaatgacacagacattaaaaactataggtcaccgtacggccttaaacatgtctggttttttttctataatatatattgcaTACTAGTAATGGTTTAACTCCTTTTAcgaaatatcaatttaaaacatttgaagaaatatttagTGAAATTCCGGGGTTACGACATTAGGTCTTGTTGTATAATCAATTGTTATCCGTAGTATTAGCTGCCTGTTGGTACCGTTCCTGGATGATCCTGGATCTTACGGAAATGTTTCCATCATAAATCTTACGTCAGATTAAGTAAAATTCAAGAATCTTGGGGAAATGATTTAATTCatcatatatttctttatttgattcGTTAATTATAGGGGCaaatcaaattacaatttgAGTGCTTGTTATTTTTGTAATCACAAGTAAATTGTTTGACGTGATCATGATGTAGTAATGATGCTCCCGCCGTTGACATTGGACGCACCCTGATTTATATATCTCAACCACCCATTTACTCTACTAAAAATATAAAGTGGAATGTTACTCTTGAATTTGGTCATTTGAAATGTGCTTAAGCAGACCACTTTATCTGTCTTAACGTACATACAATAATTAAGTTGACGATGGAGAACATTTTATTTGTCCCATTTAATTATAATCTTAAATTTTGAGAAAAGAGTtgcaaataacaataataatttagaagggttaaaatcttgaaatttgtTGGTactgatataaataaataaataatatcagAAAGCTACAATGTATCAACACAGTATATACAGATTATGTTTATATGTAACCCATTAAATGAATTTagttataggaagatgtggtgcgtgccaatgagacaactctccatccaaataacaatgtataaaagtaaaccattataggtcaatgtacggccttcaacacggagcattggctcacaccgaacaagaagctataaagggcccaaaattactagtgtaaaatcatgtATTTGCATGTTAATACTTTGATATGTATTCTGTATTGTTAATCATTTTTAACACATATGGTTATGGCTCTGGTCTATctgtggtaaaaaaaaatcaatgaatttattttacaccaaggccattttcaaaatgtcttTCAATCAGGCTAATATGTGTATTAACAACATTTTATCAATAACACGGCTGAATTTTGAACACGTTATCATGACCATTgataatccttttttttttttttatttcagaaaacgACCAGAGAGGAATGTGGATATTCCTGATGATTGTTCTAATGGTACAGTTAGCTGGCATTATCCAATGGCAtttctgaacatttttttcacagcAACAGTACAGGAATACGAAATTTGTATTGGGCACATAGCAGACAAAGCTGTTAGAAAAATCCAAGAAATTATTGATGGAGTCATTGAAGAGCTTCCTCTACCCGCTAAAGGTACGAAACTGTTATAAATAACCAATAACGTATATAAAGATAATAGAGCTGATGGGAAAAGattcagttttgttttcattttataagcCAAGTGGACAATATTTCACTACATGCATGCATATAGAATGGCAGAAATCCAACTAAACACACCCACAAAACAAGAGCactaataaaagtaaaaaagtaaaattatgatAAATCACACAAAACCAAACCAATTGCTTTCTGTGCACATTGTACATCCAAactgaacaaaacaaaacaaaaggcATATTTGGGTATTTTTGACGCGTGTAAAACcattaaacaaaattgtatgataccattatttttttcatttttcaaacttctgaataaatttcaagataaaattttgatattattttaaaagttcgAAATACATTTGGTTTAAGAGCCATTGTGCAACAAAATTGTACCGCCGGCTTAAAACCTGCTTTAAGATGTACATAAAAGCACACGTACTTCTCTAAGATGTACATAAAATAGCACGTACTGCTATAAGATGTGTGTGACTGAGTGCATGTTGATGCTTTCAGAAATGGGAGTGCCATGAATTATGTCAAATATTGAAACCTGGCTTAGATTTTTCTAGCCATAAATCTGAACCTCAAGTATCTGAATTagtaattaatttttaatattcttaCTCCCTTAAATGAAAAGGGAATTAAATAATTGTCTCATCTTTGCTAGCCAAAGATTGATCGTAGTCATTGACTAACTAAGAAGTTGTTcgggttgaaaaaaaatatgtaatatcgACATAATTTATGCGAATCATATACTTGTCCAGTGTGTTTCAAgcagaatttttcattttcgtGTATCAAATCAGTTATCAGCCATACATTGATATTAAACAAACACCCTTTACGTAAGTTaatcttaattataaatatctatttttgttgGTATCAAGCAGATACCTTAtgaagttaaattaaaaaaaaaaaatattatgagcAGCGCACGCAtaattttttcatactttttaaacacattttattcgTTTTAGGAGAAGAAATTTGCACCTTACCCACGACAAAGAATGTGACAATGAGAATTGTTGGACCAAGGAAATTCACAACTTACACGGCATATATTCCATATTTCATCTATGACATGAGCTAGTTAAAACTAAAgaccaaaaagaaaaatgtgctATAGACATCTTAACCTCACATTGTACCATTTATCAAACATAGAATTTTACTTAAGGTCATTTTCTGCAATTATGAATTAGAAATGTAAAGAATGAATAACATGTACCATATAAAGTATTTgcaattaaacattttataaagaaTGTGTTTGTTTAGGTGGGGTTAACCATTTGTCACAAAAAGTCAAGTGCTTTGAATAAATTAACAACATGGCCTTGaggaaaaattatttgttttctaacTCCCACGTACTCAAAAACTTGCTGCTACACAAACATGTATAACAAtcaaatttgagaaaaatataatcatttcaaagatataacaggatggcaatgagacaactctccattagTTTCCTTACCgatgaaaactttttaaaacactgAATTAATTCTGGATGGAATCTTTCCAGTATTCTTTCTCCATTGCAGTTGACagtgaaattattttaatcggaaaacaaaaaattataagtttgtttttttgtgatttgtctatatttaagactattacttttttttctaattttcaagTTTGTTCACTTAAATAATTTCGTAAATGATTGTTTTCTTCTGAGTTGACAttttcaatatcatgaataGGTTTCATTTTCTGACCACTAACAACCTTGATTCAGAATCCATCAAAAAGTCACGTGAACGTGCACATCACCCTAGTTTAGTGTATGGATGTGGATGTGGATGCCGGATTGACAATAGATGTTGTCCAGTACATGTTTCAATTATGAACATGATGATAATGAAAGCAACAGGTTCTTCCTAGTACTTCCGTTTGCCATTCGATGACCCTGACTGTTGTGTCCAAACTGTATAACTTATATGACATATCTCGCAGACATTCCTAGGAACCGTATGTctgagggtttggatggggtcaaatgattaaagaataatgcccttaaaatgaagattagagaagaaaggggttaattttttgaagattagagaaaaaaaggggttatttttttaaagattagagaaaaaagggggaaaattatatgtttacagaataacagacccTCGTGTCTGGCCTGCTATTGTGGCTGTCAGAGTAAAAGTGTCACTGGTGTAGAATGCAAAAATCTAATAATAATCATTTAAATacgattttgttttaataacacttttttcttcaaataccACTTCTGATCCGGAAAAAAGCTGCTGTTGTGTAATCAAAAATCATCAAAGATTGTATGTTGAcatgaagaagttttttttttaggttctCTGTATTCATTGGTGGTTGTCTCATTTGGAGTCTGCATTTCCTTTTTTACTCAGAATAAAAAGGGAGATGTAATATTAACTTTAACAAACTGtgaattttcaataattttcattgattaatGAGATCCATAATGAAACATTAATTTCAATTGCAGaaactttttaaagatttttttcctgTTGCCAGTTTCGCtctagtttaaacatatttatttatagtggattgggaaacaagttttgcaacttatattaatccctttccactttgcgggtgcgagtgctgccttgtagcggcacaagcctgctctttttcgaaatctacaatggtgtctttaacgtgcaatatgactctctcttaacacgggtcagcccaattgtccccttccgacggactatcatcgtttcctcaagaccatactcgcaaatggtgtcaagggggagccgaaaattcagtccctgaaattttcatcccagacgGGAATTGAACCAGGAACATTTGTATTAGAAGTCCGATGTGCTAACCACTACACTACGGCTCTCAGTTTCACTCTATCTTCTTTAATCTTGCAAATACACGAAAAAAGGAAAGAACAATTGCAATTCAATGACTTGAAAGGGACAACGCCGACAGACACCAAGTGAAGAAAAAAGCTCTTTTAGGACCAGCTGAGCTTTATACGTTTAAATTATCATAACTCCCTCCCAAATCAAAACGAGGTCATATGAGTTccattgttaaaatattaaaaaatgaaatggtAAATAAAACTCTGAccaattctgaaaaaaaataataaatgaaaatgtggtatagtatgtttttaaaaaatagtatGTCAAACATGCTCATCAAGTATACAAGCTTTCAGTCAAACAGTGTATGACGATTGATGTGTTTCAGATGGACAGAAAGATGGAGACCATTACCATACCCCATCATTTTGTTGAATTGACATATATTTTGGTTTGTCATATGTATCATACCTGCCAACTCTACCGATTTAAATGATAGATCACACAATTTTGAGTTGACCTACAGATAAGGAGTTATTTTCTAACTTTAACCAAGAATAACATCAGGATAAATCAatgatctacatgtatatggagCAACTACAAACACATATCACAAGACATTATATTTACCATATCATTGGAAGAAATATCAAAAAACAACCAAAGTACTAACAGTGACCAGCTGAAAAGATCTGAGTAAGTTTACATTGACCAGCTTTCTACTATAGCATAAATGATTAtgtaaaaattgagaatggaaatggggaatgtgtcaaaaagacaacaacccaaccatagaaacaacaatagcagaaggtcaccaacaggtcttcaatgtattatgtagtgagaaattcccgcaccatgagtttataaataatattttttttaattttattacaatatacatttgtacatgtcaaATTGTAAacagaaatgacaatataaatacatgtagcatAATCATTTAAATTCCTCCAAACAAATTATCATCATTGAGTCTTGCCTCTTTCTCTTGTTGTTTAACAGTTTCTTGTGCTTCCTTTTGCATCTTTTCTAGTTTCTCCAATGTCACAGATTTAAGTGGCAGAATTTTTGGTTTACATAAAACTACTGTAGGCATATCCTCTTGATACAGTAAACCTTGTTTGGGTAAGACTTCTTTCAATAAATTCTTGGATTCTGGCATTTTTTACTTTTCCTACAAATATATAAGCACATGTTATTTGGATAATATTATAGTCATGATAGAACCGGTATACAATAAACGCTACTATattatgaaaaagaaatttgatgTTAATATTTGCGATTTAACAATTGCATAATATCAGCTTTTATCTTATATACACAGCTGTCAACAATCTACATATACAGATTAATAGGTTGTTAATACATGTAGGAGgcattttttctcattttacttttaacaggATATATTCTTCTTACAAAACTTTCTCCTGAGGAGAAGtaaattctttatttagaaTTCCTTTATATGGATCCagatgttttgataaaatctCTGTATTTTGTACCCTTTCCTTATCATTTGATCATACAAATGTTTTACAACACATCAACTGTAGTTCAACATTGTTCCATTAAGTGATTCCTTTGAAGAATTTATGTTTTGATACAGATAGGGTATCACATTAAAAACGTATGAGCAATGCTGAATTGACTATAACTGGTACACATACACCCGGTCATTACAAGTGTTATTCGGTCATTCGAGGTACCACCTTATcactatttaaataatttgtccACCAAGagcatagatacatgtatatatgttcccAGGTCTGCCATCTCAAAGGTTCCTCTACAATTTGACATCacaaaagaaaataaccaaCATCATAATGGCAAACTAATGGTTGTATGATGTCGATTGTTCAACCTGGGTCAAACATAACaggtttcaaaataacaataagcCTTATAAGGTGTATTTAACGGCTATATTTCTCAATTTCTGAACGGACAGGTGTCTGTCATTATTTGCTGTGTTCTCTATCCATAGGAACcgtttaaaaagttgtttttaaagGGTTTCCAGAGGAGAGGAGAGTAAAGCCAGTAAAAGGTAACAAACCCCCTGTGGGTTAAGATTATTTCGAAGTGTCATCTTTattttatctacatgtatacaGTTAGAcactatatttttataatacaatgtttACCTGTTTACCTTCTTGCTTCTGCCCAAGTTCTAACgtatttcaatatataataatgGACGGAGATATTTTTGCTGTGCCTTCTTTATGCCAGTATGAAGTTTATGACATTTCTAAATTAGATAAACTTGTATTCAAAGATGATTTTTAGGGAAATCTTGACGACaagtaaacaatttttttaccgGAAGTTGTACGTACAAGGAACAAAACCGGTGAGGAAACGATATTCCGGATTCAACTTTTGGTCTAGTCAAAATAATGAGTTTGTGTTCGCAAGAATGTCTTGCACAAGTTAATAGTATACTTTTAAACGTATATTTTGATTGAAACGCAGGCCAGCGTACGATTTTCTAGGGTGCGACCAgaagataaaatatgttttttcaaaaattttaaatggtaaattattttcaattaccattttgtgtttatctaatagggatttttttttttaaatgtatgaatatGTTTCCGAATTATTAAGATTTTGTAATTCTGAAAGCTGGTAACCCTTACCTTATATGCATTTAATCGCCCCTTGAAATACGGTTTTGCAAAACTATCACGCTGGTAGTTTCAAACAATACTGAtaaatttcatttctttaatCATTAAGTTAGACGGTCAAGCATGTAGAACTTTGTACAGTTACTGTTAACTTGATGAGCACAAAGATCTGTTGCGTTAGATcaaaccaaggatttgtaaagAGTGCTTTCTTTGATGCAATTTAATTTGCAGTGATCAGTGtcatgaaaaagtaaaatcacaaaaatactgaactcagaggaaaatcaatttggaaagtccataatcacatggcaaaatcaaaaaacaaaacgcatcaaaaacgtatggacaagaactgtcatattcctgacttggtacaggcatttaaaCCTAGTCTTCGAAATAGATTATAGTATAAGCTCGAAACAGAAATAATCTGTAATTATTTCCAGTAGaaagtataaaatatttgttcgaATAGGAACATCTATTATTATGGTATTTGTTATAACAAAGTTATACGGAAGTTATGTTAGGCGGAACAAATATACTTTGGCCGTGACACCATGAACGTAATATATGGAAGCTTTTTACATAACAGTTCTTGAATAGAACTGGTCATTATCATGATAACCTTGACCacaggacagtggtattgactaagACATGTAAGATAGTGAAAATGACTGAGACGATCTTTAAAagaagtatgattttttttgcaatgatGAATTGACCCGTTTGAAAAAATCTTCTTGGATTTAAGCAAACTGGTTGTAAACCAAATAATATAGGTCAAGGTTTCGGCATGcgtaatttaagaaataatttgcTGATGGTGATTGCGTAAACCCCTGAGGGTTTACGCTGTATATATTGGACGAGTGGTGTAGTCTTTCGGAACACCGGATGTTATTCGGAACACTTCTGTTCTTTCTATGACCACCTTTTAAATACATGCGCAATAGCTATGACCACCTTTCAAATGCATGTGCAATAGCTTACTAATCTGTTGAATATGCATTAGCATCTTAAGTTGCTATAGAGATATTTTACGTATGATAGACCAAGGACATGGAAATATAATCATAAAAACGTGCCTCAAATAGGTGTAAAAACGaggatttttcaaaaaaaaaattcgtttattgaaaataacgttaaaattaattatgaaagttatgtccgtatttattttcatcaatattgcaaatttaaagttattttctttgcttaaatattgcaacattatttacttttttttaaaacaaggaGGTCACATAATAACCGCTGAATCCTTTTCGTCATTAAAATGCGACTGATAAGTATAGATATTCAATATGAAGGGGGAAAAATAACCGTGACTGAAAtctaaatctaaaatttattttaaaaaaatagacattTGACCATGCCGATGTAAGAAATGATACTTCAAGCAATGAAACAACGAATTAAAGTGCCACTTTAATTACGACTGATAACCTAAAAATGAATCATGCATGCATTTTTAGAAGACTTAAACAGGTCGGCGATAagatatcgaatataaaaaagaagatatggtttggtgtcaatgagacaactatctacaagaaaccaaaataacacagaaatacagactatgggtcaccgtacggcctccaACAACAGACAAAGCAcgtaccgcatagtcggctataaaaggccccgaaatgacaatgtaacacaatcagtcaaaaaagaaaactaacaaAGTCCGTATCATCGTATGCGTTACTTAGTTGCTCGCCAGAGGAACGTTACGCAAGCGTTTAAACCCGCGTTccataagtttgaagtacgtcgaaatGCAAAGGTATATGACTTCAGGAAAATTTTAatggaacataaaaaaattcattCAGCTCAAGCGTTTGTCAAGCGTATACCTGTAAACTGCACGCACATAATATACACGCTACACGATAGATAAGTTTGAGACACGTTAAGGGCGCATTGCATACAAAAATACTCGTCTCCTTAAAGCTTTCATTCAGTAGAAGAAGTCCGATACGGGTGATCTTCATAAAACCTACCGGTACAGAAGATATTACACCCTCTCCAACCATGCAACATGGGACTAGACATAGAAGTACAGGAACTACTCCCATTAGTTTGAGCTgtacaagatctacaaaaatatcCCGCCTGCCTCAAAGGTGCATAGGATCGACCATGGTCCAGCACTAATGATACAAGTACCAACCAGAGTTACAATGACGTGGTAGTAAATCTTTAAAGGCCACCGAGCGGcctccaaaaatgaaaaaaaaactatttagtCGGCTATTAAATGCCCCGAccattaagatttaaaaacaaaaatcaaacaaaactaaacagccttattgattaacaaaataatttacgaaaaaaactTGACCGACATGAATTATGAGCAACAACCACTGAAAAACATGTTCCTGGCTTTATAATGGACATTGGCACATAAACAATGTGGTGGCCATAAACCCAACCCTCCGAATGAACCAAACCTTAAGGACAACACATCGCaagaaaaaactgtaaaatatcagTTGCAATTCGCGTCCCTAAAAATATGGGTACGGTGCACAATAATCacttacataaaaaacaatagacACAATTAAATCACTGAAATAATCGCACTTACCGAAAGCTATTTCGAAGCTAGTGAACATGTAGACGAACCAGTGGACATAGACggactggtaaacatgtaaacagaCGGGCGAATGTGACAGACTTATTGACAAACATTCACATATAGAAAGACCTGCAGTTGGGAATGTAGGAAGACTAGGAGAAACGCTTAGGTACGCTTTACGCACATCCAATACACGCTTTAAGCTCGTTGTGCACACGATACAGATATGATTGACAGGTTGAAAGCATCAAAATTACTAGCGTATTGGTagcatacatgttttttttttaccacggCCGACGTACGTCGGATCTATACGTTGATGTGTGAAGCCGGTATTACATTAAGTAAGCAGGCAATGTCAGTTTCTAATTCTTATGCACAACAAAAGTATTATAGGTGATAAGACAATACAtctttattaaacaattatctGATATATATCTAATGCAAAACAAGCATTTGGGTTTAcgattgcatttcttttttttaaagaaagcaacttgtatttattgtttatcaCTTAGTCTAGATAATATTATGTAACTTTTTACTGTGTTGTAattgatatattgtatttttacatAGTTTTAAATTGTACTAACCATCAATTACTTGTATTTCtcatttaaatgacattttgatgattttagaTCATATATATAGTGAACGAGACAAGATTTCATTCAATTATACATTGCATGCCATTCTTAAATTTTCATATATGTAAAAAGATCACTGGTTTACAATAAATAGGCGAAAGGTAATCTACCGTCcttatattttgcatttttgtacCAGAAAAGAACAACATGGGCTTCGAAGTTGACcaaaaaaaactcatttttttttgttacaaacatttataaaatcgGAATTGTAATATACAATATGCTAGCTTTTAACAGTCAATTTCggttcattttttgttaagataataaaaaaaaaaatcgataattttCGCTTGCAAGTCAATAATTCAACTCATGTGAATCTGTCTATTGTCATTCGAACTTCAAGTTTACCCTTAACTGGAGAGAATGTTTAgtcattaaaattgaaagattgCCAACAGAGAAAAGTGAAACAAGGCAACCACCAGGAAGTTCCTATCGCTGATTATTTCTGCCCACAAAACAGCGGGTTAAGCGATGATTTTTAATACCTCTTTCTCAATGACATGAACTCAAACATTCCTAGAAAAATCGTTA
Above is a window of Mytilus trossulus isolate FHL-02 chromosome 4, PNRI_Mtr1.1.1.hap1, whole genome shotgun sequence DNA encoding:
- the LOC134713902 gene encoding uncharacterized protein LOC134713902; this translates as MEGIQSIILVSLFLLLNVITVNCRLNTTDPCNPVLFSKRPERNVDIPDDCSNGTVSWHYPMAFLNIFFTATVQEYEICIGHIADKAVRKIQEIIDGVIEELPLPAKGEEICTLPTTKNVTMRIVGPRKFTTYTAYIPYFIYDMS